A single window of Candidatus Methylomirabilota bacterium DNA harbors:
- a CDS encoding amino acid ABC transporter substrate-binding protein — MKVLALLVLAFLGVGPLAAWAESVKVGAVVPLTGRYGAGGAQVRAGYEIAVEQLNAAGGVTVGGRKMTLELVLLDDESDATKTVSRLETLAAQGVVAYLGGFGSDLHAAAASVGEKNRIPYLGVAFALYKVHQQGFRYLFSPFWKSPDIGQQTQGLLATIPAAERPKTAAIFQEKTDWGREMATAWTEAGKAAGYQVIVQGEYAPGAKDFSDLILKAKAANADAVFALPTPPDGMTMIKQMKELGYTPKLTVFIRAPDPPIWSKNLGKDGDFVVLGPGWHNAVKAPGVKELNEAHVKKIGRPADPIAGPAYACVQILAAAVTRAGSLDREKVRDAIAATDMTTVIGPVKFRPDGTGIVQSVFVQWLNGKQELIWPRESATAPLAYPAPPFAKR; from the coding sequence ATGAAAGTGCTGGCCCTGCTCGTGCTCGCGTTCCTCGGTGTCGGGCCGCTCGCCGCGTGGGCGGAGTCCGTCAAGGTCGGAGCCGTGGTCCCCCTCACCGGCCGTTACGGCGCCGGGGGCGCCCAGGTGCGGGCGGGATACGAGATCGCGGTCGAGCAGCTGAACGCGGCCGGGGGCGTCACCGTGGGCGGCAGGAAGATGACGCTGGAGCTCGTCCTCCTCGACGACGAGTCCGACGCCACCAAGACGGTGAGCCGCCTGGAGACGCTGGCGGCGCAAGGCGTGGTCGCCTACCTCGGCGGGTTCGGATCGGACCTCCACGCCGCCGCCGCCTCCGTGGGCGAGAAGAACAGGATCCCCTACCTGGGCGTGGCCTTCGCGCTCTACAAGGTCCACCAGCAGGGCTTCCGCTACCTCTTCTCGCCCTTCTGGAAGTCCCCCGACATCGGCCAGCAGACACAGGGGCTGCTCGCCACCATCCCCGCCGCCGAGCGCCCGAAGACGGCGGCGATCTTCCAGGAGAAGACGGATTGGGGGCGCGAGATGGCCACCGCCTGGACCGAGGCGGGCAAGGCGGCCGGCTACCAGGTGATCGTGCAGGGCGAGTACGCCCCGGGCGCGAAGGACTTCTCCGACCTCATCTTGAAGGCCAAGGCGGCCAACGCCGACGCCGTCTTCGCGCTGCCCACGCCTCCCGACGGCATGACCATGATCAAGCAGATGAAGGAACTCGGGTATACACCGAAGCTCACGGTCTTCATCCGGGCTCCTGATCCACCCATCTGGTCGAAGAACCTGGGCAAGGACGGTGATTTTGTCGTGCTGGGGCCCGGCTGGCACAATGCCGTGAAGGCGCCCGGCGTGAAGGAGCTCAACGAGGCTCACGTCAAGAAGATCGGCCGCCCCGCCGATCCCATCGCCGGACCCGCGTACGCGTGCGTGCAGATCCTGGCCGCCGCCGTCACGCGTGCCGGTTCCCTCGATCGGGAGAAGGTGCGCGACGCCATCGCCGCCACCGACATGACCACCGTGATCGGGCCCGTCAAGTTCCGCCCCGACGGCACGGGCATCGTGCAGTCGGTGTTCGTGCAGTGGCTCAACGGCAAGCAGGAGCTGATCTGGCCCCGGGAGTCGGCCACGGCGCCGCTGGCCTACCCGGCGCCGCCGTTCGCGAAGCGCTGA
- a CDS encoding hydrogenase, with product METGKPERTLVRAGFVLFLLALFTGVAIPAFLNQKMALAAHLTGVLNALVLIALGLAWGLVALGPVQARLTMGVFLYGTYVNWGTTCLAAAWGTSRLTPLSGAGYSAAPWKELVVQVLLLSLVLAMITGALLVVYGFRPSASRARAGLPRTIA from the coding sequence ATGGAGACCGGGAAGCCAGAGCGGACCCTGGTACGCGCGGGTTTCGTGCTGTTTCTGCTGGCGCTGTTTACGGGAGTGGCAATACCTGCGTTCCTGAACCAGAAGATGGCGCTGGCCGCCCACTTGACGGGTGTCTTGAATGCCCTGGTGTTGATCGCTCTCGGCCTGGCCTGGGGCCTGGTGGCGTTGGGCCCGGTGCAGGCCAGGCTCACGATGGGCGTGTTCCTGTACGGAACCTACGTCAATTGGGGCACCACGTGTCTGGCCGCTGCGTGGGGGACCAGTCGCCTGACACCCCTGTCGGGAGCCGGGTACAGCGCAGCCCCGTGGAAGGAACTGGTGGTGCAGGTTCTTCTGCTCTCTCTCGTCCTCGCCATGATCACGGGGGCCCTCCTGGTCGTCTACGGATTTCGCCCGTCGGCCTCGCGAGCAAGGGCCGGTCTGCCAAGAACCATCGCCTGA